The nucleotide window TCTTCTTCCAGGGGGCGCACCGGTTCACCGATTTCAGTGGTTATATCAGGGAAACCTGGAATGGGAAAAGGATTAACGACCGTTCGCGGGGCACGTTCTGCCTCAGCGCCTGGAGCAGCGCCTTCCGGCTGGGCCGCCTCGCCTTTAATTAAGCGACCGTCAGGGGTGCGATAGACCGTCTCCACCTGCCGGGCCGGGGTAAAGGCCAGCTCAACTTTGACGTCAACGACAAACTGAGACTCGTCCAGGATCTTGGCTATGGCGTTGGTGATCCGCTGCTGGATGGTATTTTCCAGCAGCAGCTTCTGAGACAAGTAGCCCGCTTCCTGGCTTCTAATCAGGGTGGTGCTCCCTGCCAGGATCAACAGGGTGACTGTGAATAATGCGGTGCGCAGACGCATCAGGTGCTCCTATGATTGTTAGCCGACCGAGAGGAAGGTGATTTCCACCCGCCGATTCTGGGCCTGAAGTTCGGGGGTGCTATTGCCTGCCCTCACCATCTCTTCGGTCACGCCATACCGGGTCTGCTGCCAGCTGGTGCCATAGGGGATCCGATCGGCAAAGCCGACAGCGCGGAGTTTGCCCCCCGGTACTCCTTTTTCGATACAGTACCTGACCACCCGTGCCGCCCGGGCTGCTGACAGCTCCCAATTGGTGGGATAGCGAGCAGCAATCTCGCCAATCGTGGGTAGGTTGTCTGTATGTCCTTCCACAGCGATTGGAAACTTGTTGCCTTGGTCCATCATGATCGGAATGACGGCATCCAGGAAGGGGTAAATGGCGGGCTTGAGTTCAGCTTCGCCGATATCAAATGCAAATCGGCTGTCAATGGTGATACTGGTTCCCTTGGGGCTGTGGGTAACCTGAGCAAACTCCTGCATTCGCGTTTGGTCAATAGCCGTAAGCACTTCCTGGCGGATCTGGCTCTGCGTCTTGATGGCCACTCTCGTCTCTTTCGCCTTCCCTGCGAGATTGGCCTCCATCGAGGCGGCCATGTCAGCAATCTTCACCGGGTCCAGCGTCGACATGGAGAACAATAGCACAAAAAAGGTCATCAACAGGGTCATCATGTCGGCAAAAGTCGCAAAGTACTCCGGCAGGCCCTCATCTTCTCTTGGTTTGATTGGCATGATTTAGTTCTAGGCTCCTCCTCCCGGTTCCATCTTCTTCCACTCTCTTGGTGGAATAAACGAATTTATTTTTTCGCGCACGATCAGGGGATGCTTCTTCATCTGGAGCAGGCAGACCCCTTCCGTGATCATATTCTGCATGGCGCTTTTGCTGCTGATCTGGCTGGTTAGTTTTTCAGACATGGGCAAGAAGAACAGGTTGGCCAGCAAAGCCCCATAGAAGGTGGTAATCAAGGCCGTAGCCATGCCGCCCCCGACCTGGGCGGCTACGTCTTCAGTCCCCCCAGCACCCATACCCTTGAGCATATAGACCAAACCTATCAGGGTGCCAATAATCCCAAAAGCGGGAGAAAACTTGCCCATAGCCTTGAATAAACTGGCTTCCGTGCGCTCCCGATCCTCACGATATTCAACCCGGGTTCCCAGGATATCCCGGATCTCCTCCACAGAATAGCCATCCACGACCATCTGTAGTCCATCTTTAAGGAACGGGTTGCCGACCCGAACGAGGGCGTCTTCCAGATCCTTGGGACCCTTCCGCGCGACACCACTCATATCGACAATCTCATCCACCAACGGTCCCAGCTCCAATTTCCCACCTTTGAACACTGCTCGCAAGATTGTGAGCAGGCGCAGAACCTCTTTAAGTGGGAACGCGATGGCCGTAGCCGCCAACGTACCACCCAAGACAATCATGATCGAGCGATAATCCACAAATACATTGGGATTGGTACCCTGTGCGACTCCCTGCATAAAAATGGCACCGCCTACCAGGCCAACGCCGATCAAGACACCAATTATGGTTGCGAAATCCATACGATCCTATCACTGTTGTTTGAGAGATGTAGTCTTCAGGCGATTCTCCTTCAGCGCCCGGAGAATATTACGGACATCGTCGTACTCCGGGTCAATCTTCAGTGCCAGGTTCCAGTTGATCGTGGCACGCTGGACATCGCCCAATTTGAAATATATCGAGCCGCGACGTGCATATGCAATGGCTAGATCAGGATTCAGCTGGATCGCCATCTCGATTTCCTGGAGCGCATCGCGATAGTTTCCCTTCCAGAAATGATTTTGCGAGGCTGAAAGGTGCCGCATGGTATAATTCATATTGGATTTCATCATCTGGATGCGCAGGAACATGCTACGCACCGAATCCGCCAGGAACACGCGTTGCTGCTCAAGCAGGGCTATCTGGCTGTGCAGGTTATCAACCTCGAAGTCGGCCATGCGTAACGAATCGCGGAGAGATGCCAGTAGAAAGTCCGCTGCCTGGAGGGTGGAATCCATCTGGCGCGCCAGGAGCCCTTCTTCCTCTATTTCGGGCGCCACCCGGGGCCCCATAGCAGCTACCTCCTCCACTTCGCGCGCTGCCGGTTTCTTCTCGAGACGAGGCACTGCCAGCTCCAGCCCTACCACCATGGCCGGCGCATCAGGGGTAAGGGCCACACCCTCCTCCTGACCGCCAAAATCCGGCAAGCTTTCAACGTGGACAAAACCGATCTGGAGACGGTAATCGGTGGTGATGGGAATCCGGATACCGACATTCACCCCGCGACCATCAAATTCACCGATCACATCCAGACCACCGCGACTGGCAAACAGGGGTGTCTTTAACAGAAAACCGGCGTAGACGCCCAGTGTTAGCTGGGTGGCAGATTCAGGCTCGGAATCACCGGTTTCAAA belongs to Candidatus Neomarinimicrobiota bacterium and includes:
- a CDS encoding flagellar motor protein MotB, translated to MPIKPREDEGLPEYFATFADMMTLLMTFFVLLFSMSTLDPVKIADMAASMEANLAGKAKETRVAIKTQSQIRQEVLTAIDQTRMQEFAQVTHSPKGTSITIDSRFAFDIGEAELKPAIYPFLDAVIPIMMDQGNKFPIAVEGHTDNLPTIGEIAARYPTNWELSAARAARVVRYCIEKGVPGGKLRAVGFADRIPYGTSWQQTRYGVTEEMVRAGNSTPELQAQNRRVEITFLSVG
- a CDS encoding motility protein A, which translates into the protein MDFATIIGVLIGVGLVGGAIFMQGVAQGTNPNVFVDYRSIMIVLGGTLAATAIAFPLKEVLRLLTILRAVFKGGKLELGPLVDEIVDMSGVARKGPKDLEDALVRVGNPFLKDGLQMVVDGYSVEEIRDILGTRVEYREDRERTEASLFKAMGKFSPAFGIIGTLIGLVYMLKGMGAGGTEDVAAQVGGGMATALITTFYGALLANLFFLPMSEKLTSQISSKSAMQNMITEGVCLLQMKKHPLIVREKINSFIPPREWKKMEPGGGA
- a CDS encoding tetratricopeptide repeat protein, whose amino-acid sequence is MIRVSRVKSLIIIAALVALGWEPVQGISRLSYSRPGPMMRVPMSSVIRSPYLFSAGFVSEVVNLSPYNSASGVYFDSEISKNLRLGMSSVSTLDTTLEVGFHLQQRLWAYGNISFSVGLQDIVLSQSDGGLSMDPDLLSFIGVISSEQTIGGYLLNSYMGFGTGALAGATAAEEDTTGGFETGDSEPESATQLTLGVYAGFLLKTPLFASRGGLDVIGEFDGRGVNVGIRIPITTDYRLQIGFVHVESLPDFGGQEEGVALTPDAPAMVVGLELAVPRLEKKPAAREVEEVAAMGPRVAPEIEEEGLLARQMDSTLQAADFLLASLRDSLRMADFEVDNLHSQIALLEQQRVFLADSVRSMFLRIQMMKSNMNYTMRHLSASQNHFWKGNYRDALQEIEMAIQLNPDLAIAYARRGSIYFKLGDVQRATINWNLALKIDPEYDDVRNILRALKENRLKTTSLKQQ